DNA sequence from the Nicotiana tomentosiformis chromosome 3, ASM39032v3, whole genome shotgun sequence genome:
TGTAGAGTTTATACCGTATCCCGGGATGGCGCCATTTTTAGCTGGGGCTGCAGTgaaattgatggaaatggaaATTTTGATGAACCAGTAGAGGTTATTTCAGAGCCAGAATCACCAGGTACACCAGACCAAGGGCAAGGGAATAATGTAGAAGCTGATAGTGGTGGAACGGTTAAAAAAAGGAAGAATTTTGATGGGAAAGATGGTGATAAATTGGACGTAGAAGATAGATTTCAGTTGCACAGAGTGAAATGGGAGTTGATAAAGAAAGACTTCTTCATGCAAGCACCAGCAAAGTTAACGGCTTGTGATTATCATAGGGATCTTGATATGATTATTGTTGGTTTTTCTAATGGGGTCTTTGGTCTATATCAAATGCCTGATTTCGTGTGCATTCACTTGTTGTCCATCTCGAGAGAGAAGATTACCACGGCTGTTTTTAATGATCTCGGGAATTGGTTAACTTTCGGATGTGCAAGGCTTGGACAGTTGCTTGTATGGGAGTGGAAGTCAGAGAGTTACATACTGAAGCAACAGGGGCACTATTTTGATGTAAACTGCCTTGCATATTCACCAGATTCTCAGCTCTTGGCCACAGGAGCAGATGATAACAAAATTAAGGTAAAGGGATTTAGAGGTGCTTTTATGTGTGAAAATGATTGTTTATCGTATGCACTATCAATGGTAGTGTAATTAGTTTATGCAAGTTATGTAAAAGTTTCAGAAGTAGTAGTCACGGAATATGAGGCAAAACTTGAAGTTAGCATTTATTGTAGCTTGCTAGGGACGCCATAGTTATAAGGTCATGTAGTATTTCAATCCATCAAACTACTGAAGCAACCATTTCTTTCAggttatattttaaaattgtttaTATAGGAGGACTCTGTATGTATTGTAGATTGCTAGAACCTAATGATTCCCTCTTTTTTCTACCTAGTAATTCCCACTTTTCTCCATCTTCAGTTTCACTTAACATCGGTCTACACGAAAGCTGAAATATTCACTGTCTATGCTTTGCAGGTCTGGACTGTTTCATCGGGTTTCTGCTTTGTAACATTCTCTGAGCACACAAATGCAGTTACTGCACTTCATTTCATGGCTAGCAACCATTGTCTATTAAGTGCCTCTTTGGATGGGACAGTTCGCGCGTGGGATCTCTTCAGATATAGAAACTTCAGAACTTTTACTACCCCTACATCTAAGCAATTTGTTTCTTTAGCTTCTGATCAGAGTGGTGAAGTGATATGTGCTGGAACCCTTGACTCATTTGAGGTACTACGGTTCTGATTGTGTTTTGAGCATGCATTGTACCattatttgtttttaatatttgTACCATGGGGTTTCCCCGCCAGATTTCGAATCTCTCAGGCGACGAAATATTCTCTCTTTCCTtatcaaaaaataattataatattatCTCATGTTCTGCTATTGATGCAAATATATTATCTTTGGTTTTCTTCATAGATCTTTGTCTGGTCAATGAAGACGGGCAGATTGCTAGATGTTCTTAGCGGTCATGAGGGTCCTGTTCATGGGCTAATGTTTTCTCCTTCTAATGTGAGTATTTTTCTAATTCAAGATTCAGGAATATTTCCttataaataaaaaagaatattttaggTCAGGTTATGTCCCTATTTTCATTCCTCTACACTTTCATTGACAATATTTTGCTTATGCATCATAAATCAATATAGTCCAATAATTTTGTAGAGCGTGATTAACTTTTTCTGGTTTTCCATAGGATATTTTGGCTTCCTCGTCATGGGACAAAACTGTTCGCTTGTGGGACGTTTTTGAAGGAAAAGGAGCAGTTGAAACATTTCCTCACACTCATGATGTCCTCACAGCTGTTTACCGTCCTGATGGAAAGCAGCTGGCATGTAGCACCCTGGATGGACATATTCATTTCTGGGATCCAATTGAGGGTCTGCTGATGTACACAATTGAAGGCCGAAGGGATATTGCAGGTGGACGTCTCATGACTGATCGTAGATCAGCAGCTAACTCAACTTCTGGAAAGTGCTTCACAACCTTGTGTTATTCTGCTGATGGGAGCTATATATTAGCTGGTGGAAATAGCAAATTCATTTGTATGTATGATGTTGCTGATCAGGTGTGGTTTCTTTCGATGTTACATATTATTGCTTAGGGAAGCTGGTATTAAATAGACTGCATGATCTTTTGAATTAATGTATTCTCTCTTagctaatattttttttaaaaaaaccaaTAAAACAATTTTATAATTGCCTTCGTTTACTTCCCAAAATAGGGATATGACAACTATTGTGTAAGATGTGCTCAAATTGAATTAAGTTTGATTTGGTAGTGGGTTAGTGTCTTCTTCATTTCTTAAGTAGGTTTGTTCTATTGTTGAGTTTGAACTGAAAAGCTTGTAGATTCATTGATTATATGTTGCTATTTATGTGTACTTATTGTTTTTGTAAAACTTACCCTAGTTTATAGATTGCTTAAGTGATTTCCAAAGTCAATGTTGTCACGTGAATTGGGATATATAGAATAAAAAGATACAGGTACAAACAGACCTCTGAAATTCAAAAGCTTATGAGCAATCCTTATGTTCTGATTGTTGATAGTTGTGAAAGACCCATGGTGTTACTAATTTTATACCTATGTTAGTGATTAGAGATGGATAAAATCTTTCCCAAATTACTTTTCTCTATTGGTACCTCTTGTTTCGTGCTGATATGAGATTTTTGTGTCATGATCCTGTAAAAATTCTTCTCTTGCTTTTGAGTGCATCATTGCTTGACTGGGAAAGAAAAACCTATTACCTTGCAGGTGTTGCTGCGTCGCTTCCAGATAACCCACAATCTTTCCTTGGATGGGGTACTGGACATTTTGAACTCCAAAAACATGACAGAGAGTGGTCCGCTCAATCTAATTGATGATGATAATAGTGATACTGAAGAAGGCATTGATAAGCAAGTGAGAAATAAATTGGCATATGACTTGCCTGGGTCAATGCCCAACCATGGAAGACCAGTTATTCGTACAAAATGCCTGAGAATTGCCCCGACTGGCAGGAGTTGGGCAGCTGCAACTACGGAAGGGGTCTTGATTTATTCTATGGATGAGTCTTTTATCTTTGACCCCACTGATCTGGACATGGATGTTACTCCAGAAGTAAGTCTTCATATAAAATGAAGTTCTGAAACccttattaaaaaaagaaaagttctGAAACCATCAGGAGATGTTCATAGACTGAGATTGAAGGAAACGACATCCAAATTTATTGTATCTTgactttcaaaaacaaaaacatcATGCAGATTGGATGAATGACCCTTCAACCATGGCATCCGTGCATAGACACATTTCCATAACACTTACGTATGTACTTTGGTTTACAGGCCGTTGATGCAGCACTAAAAGAAAATCAGACTAGTCGAGCATTGATTCTTAGCTTACGTTTAAATGAAGACGGTTTGATTAAGAAGTGCATTATTGGTGTCGGTCCTGCAGATATACCAGCCGTAGCTTCCTCAGTCCCTGTTAAATATATTCAGAGATTAGTCGAGGCATTGGCATATCTGCTGGAGAACTCCCCACATTTGGAGTTCATTCTCAGATGGTGTCAGGTTTCTATCAAATGCTACACCTCTTTGTTCTTCCTTATCCTGACAAGGATTTTACGTGTCTGTCAGTTTTTAATCCTTTTGCATGTCTGGTAGGAACTTTGCAAAACCCATGGCCATTCTATTCAGCAGAATTCCAGAAACTTGCTTCCTGCTCTAAAATCGTTGCAGAAGGCAATTACTAGGTTGCATCAAGATTTGGCTGATACATGTTCCTCTAATGAATATTTGCTTCGATATTTGTGCTCTGCAAGTGATGCGAAGTGACAGTTCTCTTTGCCTTGTTGGCTCTTTGGTATGCTCCTTCTAGGATTTCTGCTTTTGTTTGTCAACTAGTATAGGACtgtttatgaaatttgttttAATGAAAGACTACAGCTTTAGAAACTTAAATCTTGACAATGCTCACTAATTTCAGGATATTTCAATAGCCTACATATTATTTGCCCCCTTTCCAGTTAATTGGCCAATCTTCTTGATGCTTCCTGTAGCTTTTCAATTGGTGTCATTGGGACCACTGTGAACATGTTCTGGCCACGTATTGCAGGACTAATATGGAAATTCGGTTGTAACAATTTTATCATGCTTCCAAGAGTTAAGCGACATGAAGTCAACTGGTTCCGTACTATCGTCTTATACTGGAGACAGATTCATGTAGACAGTAATTGGGGCTTGCAATTCTTCAGCATTCATTAGCTATCGCAAAACCAAGCTTCAGACAGTCAAGATTACTCAACCGTGAACAATTCATTGGACCGAGATGGTAAGAGCATTACTTCTGTCCATGTCTTAAAAGATGGTCTGTGTTATTACCGGCTTGTCGAAGCAGTAGGCCAATATTTACATGTCATTTTTGGGCTTGTATTTTGTATGCCAATTTTGGTTTTGGTTTAGATGTGGAAGTTTTTGTTTTAAGTTTAGGATGTGGAACGAGTCACTTTATACTAGATTAGGAGGCTTCTTGAAATGCCTAAGTTAATCCTAATCTTATTTATCCATTCTCTTTAATGAACTAAAGCAATCTCACTTCTTTAAGGCAAATTACATTTACAATTCATTCTCTTCTAGAAAGGTCTAACGTCTATTAATTTGATGTTGATTCCTAATTTGGGGTCTATATGTCATCATTGCCTTTTTTCTTGGAAACAATTGACTCAACCATCGTGTAAAAAATGATTGTAATAGGAACTGCAACGACGCAACTTATGGAGTTGAAGTTAAGGGCCATCGAAGGCCAGATGATGTAATGCAAATATAGCTCTGAAATTGTACTATATTATATGATATAAATATCAATTTTAGTACTCTGTTCTTTTGTGATCTTTATATTTTGGACGGTACAAAATCCAAACCGATTATATTGACATGAGGACCATTATGATGAAATTCTCAGCGGAAAACTATGTAATAAACAAATCTAAAAGCAAAGAAAGCAAACAATTAATGTATTGATAAAAAAAACGGTATAAAATTGCACAATTGTTAACATCAAAATTTGCGAGCCATTTTGATTGAAAAATCATGCCTCTTAAAAATATTACTATTTGAAACACTATTTTTCCAATTGATAAGTTACTGTTGCTCGGATAAAATTGTCGGCAATCATAACTATAACTAGGAATCTTGACACCCTTTTAATTCTAGCTCATCATAAGATACATTGATCTAATTTACTTATTATACTAGTCTTATGGTGCGCGTGAATCCTGTCTGAATGAGTATAACTTTATTTAAAAGTAGTATTGAGTTATACAATAAAAGTGTAAGTTTCTAAAGATGGTCATGAATATTAATTGTGTATAACTAACTTAATAATTGAAGAAATTATCTCAGAAGTCCTCAATCATCAATAACTCAACCTAACATTTGTTCCAGGTTTGTAATTTCATAATTTCAGTTTCACGGCAAGCCTTGAAAATCCAAATAATTTTGAAGGATACAATTTACAACATATAAGCAGGCAACTATTAATCTACTAACTTTAAATAAATACAAAATCAAAGTACAATAATAAACAAaagacatttaaaaaaaaaaaacaagctaGTAAGAGAATCTACAATTGAAAGCTAGCTAATGAACCCACTCATATTTTGCTAAATGTATCATGGGTAAAAATTTAAAGATCTCATAAATTGTCTTGTTATTTTTGTGCATATTATTGATTTTTGGTCAACATTCCGCATAATTATAATTGCACATTTAAAacttttgaaagttaaaagtatAATATTGAATAATTTTATTGGTGCAATAGTCTTGTATATTT
Encoded proteins:
- the LOC104088339 gene encoding periodic tryptophan protein 2, producing MNYRFQNLLGAPYRGGNAVVVNNTLLVSPVGNRVSVTDLIKSETITLPSQSSSNLRRIAASPDGVFLLAIDENNRCLFINLRRRAVLHRITFKHPVAAAKFSPDGQLIAVAAGKLLQIWRSPGFRKEFFPFELIRTFSDCNDKITWLDWSPDSDYVLAGSKDLTVRLFCLKKSVKYNKPFLFLGHRDVIIGAFFGTDKKTNKVCRVYTVSRDGAIFSWGCSEIDGNGNFDEPVEVISEPESPGTPDQGQGNNVEADSGGTVKKRKNFDGKDGDKLDVEDRFQLHRVKWELIKKDFFMQAPAKLTACDYHRDLDMIIVGFSNGVFGLYQMPDFVCIHLLSISREKITTAVFNDLGNWLTFGCARLGQLLVWEWKSESYILKQQGHYFDVNCLAYSPDSQLLATGADDNKIKVWTVSSGFCFVTFSEHTNAVTALHFMASNHCLLSASLDGTVRAWDLFRYRNFRTFTTPTSKQFVSLASDQSGEVICAGTLDSFEIFVWSMKTGRLLDVLSGHEGPVHGLMFSPSNDILASSSWDKTVRLWDVFEGKGAVETFPHTHDVLTAVYRPDGKQLACSTLDGHIHFWDPIEGLLMYTIEGRRDIAGGRLMTDRRSAANSTSGKCFTTLCYSADGSYILAGGNSKFICMYDVADQVLLRRFQITHNLSLDGVLDILNSKNMTESGPLNLIDDDNSDTEEGIDKQVRNKLAYDLPGSMPNHGRPVIRTKCLRIAPTGRSWAAATTEGVLIYSMDESFIFDPTDLDMDVTPEAVDAALKENQTSRALILSLRLNEDGLIKKCIIGVGPADIPAVASSVPVKYIQRLVEALAYLLENSPHLEFILRWCQELCKTHGHSIQQNSRNLLPALKSLQKAITRLHQDLADTCSSNEYLLRYLCSASDAK